In Pseudomonas sp. HR96, the DNA window CTGGCGCCTTGGCAGCGGGCTTGGCAGTGGCTTTGCTGGCAGCGACCTTGGCTGCCGCAGGCTTGGCTGTAGCGGCAGGCTTGGCGGCAGCTTTGACCGGTGCCTTGCGCGCGGTAGCGGGTTTGGTCGTGGCGGCCGGGGTAGCCGAGGTGCTGGCGGCAGCGGGCTTGGTAGCAGCGGGCTTGGCGCGGGCGGCGGCGACCGGCTTGGCGGCAGGAGCTGGCTTGGCCTTGGCGGCGCGCAACTCCAGGGTCTTGGCCACGGCAGCTTGCACCTTGCCGACCCCCTGGGCCAGTTTCAGGCTTTCCTGGGCATCGCGCTTGAGTTCGACGATATAGCTGCGGGTTTCGGACTGGCGCTCTTTCAGGGCATCGAGCAACTGCTCGAGTTCGCCGACGCTGTCCCTGGCCTTGTTCTGCGCCTTGGCTTTGCCGGCGCTGGCGGCGTCCTGCAATTTGGTACGCGACTTGTGCAGTTTCTCCTGAGCCTTGCCACGCTGCTTTTCCAGCTTGGCGAGCAGTTTCTCAGCATCAGCCAAGGCCTGGGTGCAGGCATTTTCCAGATGTTCGAGCAGGCTGCCCGAAAGCTGTTGGAGCAAGTGCAACGGCGTATTTACGGGCTTCTTGGTAGCCGACATGTGTACCTCCTGGCTGACGTGATAACGGCTCATACTAGACTGCTGTCCAGCGAGCCGCTAGGGCCTATTGACAGCATTCGGAGCCTGCCGTTGCAGGGCCGT includes these proteins:
- a CDS encoding AlgP family protein, translated to MSATKKPVNTPLHLLQQLSGSLLEHLENACTQALADAEKLLAKLEKQRGKAQEKLHKSRTKLQDAASAGKAKAQNKARDSVGELEQLLDALKERQSETRSYIVELKRDAQESLKLAQGVGKVQAAVAKTLELRAAKAKPAPAAKPVAAARAKPAATKPAAASTSATPAATTKPATARKAPVKAAAKPAATAKPAAAKVAASKATAKPAAKAPAAAKSAAAKPAISKAPAAAKPAATKPAAAKPAATKPAATKVAASKAPAAKPAARKPAAKPTATAPGASSASTQAAAATPAPAASPAAAPDSPSSSNPSA